One window of Nocardia nova SH22a genomic DNA carries:
- a CDS encoding winged helix-turn-helix transcriptional regulator, with protein sequence MSHSHTDVSEQVSNEACPLTEVIDHVAGKWSIGILVAAAQRPVRFTELERTITGISRRMLTLNLRKLERDGLLVRTVYPTVPPKVEYSLTPMAHELHATLAGLVGWAERHRADITAARAGYDAGAASAS encoded by the coding sequence ATGTCACACAGTCACACCGATGTGTCCGAGCAGGTCAGCAACGAGGCGTGCCCGCTCACCGAGGTCATCGACCACGTCGCGGGCAAGTGGAGTATCGGAATCCTCGTCGCCGCCGCACAGCGGCCGGTCCGATTCACCGAGCTGGAACGGACCATCACGGGTATCAGCCGACGCATGCTCACGTTGAACCTGCGCAAACTGGAACGCGACGGCCTGCTCGTCCGGACCGTCTATCCCACCGTCCCGCCCAAAGTGGAATACAGCCTCACGCCGATGGCCCACGAACTGCACGCGACCCTCGCCGGTCTCGTGGGCTGGGCCGAGCGCCATCGCGCCGACATCACCGCCGCCCGCGCCGGCTACGACGCCGGTGCGGCATCGGCTTCCTGA
- a CDS encoding MFS transporter: MRRSNASAQISPWSALAVLCAGQLMVILDGTIVNVALPSIQQDLGFSASNLAWVVNAYLVPFGGLLLLSGRLGDLIGRKRVFITGLGLFTAASLLCGISQDPVMLLVSRFAQGVGGAVTSAVTLGMVVTLFPRPGERAKAIGVYSFVQSAGGSLGLLAGGVLTQTIGWHWIFVVNVPIGIVAALLAGRVLASERGARSDRGIDVAGAVLATSGLMLGVYTIVETTGHGWTSAHTLSFGAVALALLLGFLARQAKGTQPLLPLRMFRSRNVSGAMGIQALMVAGMFSFQFLCVLYLQKVRGFDEIHTGLGIFPVSVAIGALSLALSPRLIARFGARAVLLPGLSLIAAGLAVLGRIPADGSYVVDVLPALLPLGIGFGLAMPALATLAMSAATPQDSGTASGLFNTMQQIGSAFGLAVLTTLATSRTDVLLGAGASTGSALTGGYQLAFRVGAGLVAVAVLLAATVLRSPTQRPAAENQPGTDGPLTDDTAMPDRAGESVRAQEERVGADPCAR; encoded by the coding sequence GTGCGGAGAAGTAACGCGTCAGCACAGATATCACCGTGGTCGGCACTGGCCGTGCTGTGCGCCGGGCAGTTGATGGTCATCCTCGACGGGACGATCGTGAACGTGGCGCTGCCGTCCATCCAGCAGGACCTCGGATTCTCCGCATCGAATCTGGCCTGGGTCGTCAACGCCTATCTGGTCCCCTTCGGCGGGCTCCTGCTCCTGTCCGGGCGGCTCGGTGACCTCATCGGGCGCAAGCGTGTGTTCATCACCGGCCTGGGCCTTTTCACGGCCGCGTCACTGCTGTGCGGTATATCCCAGGATCCGGTGATGCTGCTCGTCTCCCGGTTCGCGCAGGGCGTCGGCGGCGCGGTGACCTCCGCCGTCACCCTCGGCATGGTCGTGACCCTGTTCCCGCGGCCGGGAGAACGAGCCAAGGCCATCGGCGTCTACAGCTTCGTCCAGTCCGCCGGGGGCTCGCTCGGTCTGCTCGCGGGCGGCGTCCTGACACAGACCATCGGCTGGCACTGGATCTTCGTCGTCAACGTCCCGATCGGCATCGTGGCCGCGCTGCTGGCCGGGCGCGTGCTCGCATCCGAGCGAGGTGCCCGATCGGACCGGGGGATCGATGTCGCGGGCGCGGTCCTGGCCACCTCCGGCCTGATGCTCGGCGTCTACACGATCGTCGAAACCACCGGCCACGGCTGGACTTCCGCGCACACGCTGAGCTTCGGCGCGGTGGCACTCGCCCTGCTCCTGGGATTCCTCGCCCGCCAGGCGAAGGGCACCCAGCCGCTGCTGCCACTGCGTATGTTCCGCTCCCGCAACGTATCCGGGGCCATGGGCATCCAGGCCCTGATGGTGGCCGGGATGTTCAGCTTCCAATTCCTGTGCGTGCTGTACCTGCAGAAGGTGCGCGGTTTCGACGAGATACACACCGGCCTGGGCATATTCCCGGTCTCCGTCGCGATCGGCGCGCTGTCGCTCGCCCTGTCCCCCAGGCTGATCGCGCGCTTCGGCGCACGTGCCGTACTGCTGCCGGGACTCTCGCTGATCGCGGCGGGTCTCGCCGTACTCGGCCGCATACCGGCCGACGGGAGCTATGTCGTGGACGTCCTGCCCGCGCTGCTGCCGCTCGGCATCGGCTTCGGCCTCGCGATGCCGGCGCTGGCCACGCTCGCGATGTCGGCGGCCACACCGCAGGACTCCGGAACCGCCTCCGGCCTGTTCAACACGATGCAGCAGATCGGCAGTGCCTTCGGCCTCGCGGTCCTGACCACGCTCGCCACGTCACGTACCGATGTCCTGCTCGGCGCCGGGGCGAGCACCGGTTCGGCACTCACCGGCGGCTACCAGCTCGCTTTCCGCGTGGGCGCTGGCCTCGTCGCCGTCGCGGTCCTGCTCGCCGCCACGGTGCTGCGATCCCCCACGCAACGTCCGGCAGCCGAGAACCAGCCCGGCACCGACGGGCCGCTCACCGACGACACGGCCATGCCGGATCGTGCCGGAGAGAGCGTCCGCGCTCAGGAGGAGCGGGTCGGCGCCGACCCGTGCGCGCGGTGA